The genomic window gaagaagaagaagaagaagaagaagaagaagaagaagaagaagaagaagaagaagaagaagaagaagaagaagaagagaagaagaagagaagaagaagaagaagaagaagaagaagaagaagaagaagagaagaagaagaaagaagaagaagaagaaagaagcagagatgaagaaggagagcattccaggcatagggaactCATTATTCTCATATCTAATTAGTTCATCAAGTTTTATTGATTCCCCCTTTTCAACATCTCTCCCATCtgttcctcttctctccattcaccaTTACCGATACTCCAGTCCTTCATCACCTGGACTACAGTGGTAGCAGCTTCATTGGTCTCCCTGTTTCCACACTCTCCCCTCTCAAATTTATCACCTCCAAATGGCTGCTACATGAATATTTCTAAATTACAAGCCTCACCCTTTATCACCACTTTCCTCCTCCCTCAGAAAGACACCATCTAAACAAAGAATGAACGCATCCCTTCCACATCTCGATTTTCCCATCTCTTTCAATAAATCCgagtcagcataagaaattcaGTGAGAATTTAGAGGGAGTTGTGCTGTTTTAATAGCCTGCTAAGTGTCATGTGGGTTTAGGGGCATCCTGGAAGAACTAGTACCTCTGGGGGGAGGACCCTTTGCAGAGGCGCTCATCTACCTCTGCAGTTCCCCTGACCATCATCTGTCATCTTGattttgtcttgcccctggacttgAATGATgctagaagagaaagtgaggctgataactttgtgcttccctgcctcacttaaatcgaATTTATgcttgagtcaaaagacatcactctAACATCACTGTGGTCCTCCTCTGAACATGAAGGACAGCAACCAAGtgtcaggcaatgtgctaagtaaTTAGgctacaaagaaaaggcaaaaacactTCCTTTGTCCAAAGAATTCACAGTCTAATTCAGCAAGTCATCAAGGTCAACAATTCTCAAACTCTTTGGCTTTATGGGCtcctttattgtttttaatataatttttatttttttttgtttttatattttttcatggtgATATGATTcgtgttctctccctccattcttctctcacccctcctggagctgaaaagtaattccactgggttatacatgtattattgctcaaaatcaatttttttagGACTCCTTTACATCATTAATAATTATGGAGGACCtctcaaagagcttttgtttggGCGGGTTTTATATTTATCAGTGCTTCTAATATAATGAAGCAGAAGTGTctcaatattattataaaatagtcTTGGTTGCTGAATTCATAGGTCTACTCTGGACCCCATTTTGAGATCCCCCGGCTCTAAGCCTTTCACTAGGATACTTTggttggtagagggagtttcctgaCCTGACAGTTCCCAGGACCAGTCAAATCAGAGGTCTAATTCCCATCTCTGAACCGACATAGGATGTCTTCGAAGGAGAGTGACTGGGTCTTTTGGGGTTAAATGGAATTGAAGAGAGTAGGTGCCTAACCTAGGAatttaggtgattcagtggagagaagtctgggcttagagtcaggaagatctgagttcaaatccagtctcaggcacttattagctatgtgaccttggtcaagtcatgtAACTGTTTGCTTtcgtttccttctctgtaaaataatctggagcaGGAAATTACataccattccaatatctttgccaagaaaactccaaatggggtaatgaagaattggacaaaaTAGAACAACTCTGGAAGGTGAAATTGAAGGGAGCCATTCCTTAGCATGTTTGTTACCTTTAATGAGTGCCTCCGTTTGAACCTGTATATACCTTATTTTTCCAGAGTTGTTGGCatcttgtctctcccattaggaCTGGGAGCTCTCCTTGTGAGAAGagagtttttgtctttctttatatccccagtttAGTACAGAGCTGGCACATAACAGGAGCTTGATAATGTGCATTGACTGAGAGAAATTCATGAAATCGCAAGAGATGAAAGGATgggagtaggtgcttaataagtgcctaTTGACTGAATGGAACCAAAGACAGTcggtgcttaataagtgcctgTTGGACAGTAAAGAACCAGCCAGTCGATGCTCACTAAGTGCTCGTTGGACTGTATAGAACCAGACAGTCGATGCTCTCTAAGTGCTCGTCCGACTGGGTGATAAGAACAGAGGAGGGCGGGGGCACTTAGTAAGTGCCGGTTGGAGTGAATAGAGCCGAGGAGAGAAGCGAAGCTAAATGCCCTCTCCGGCGCCCTCCCtcatcctctcccctccccctcccgcgCTCAGGGCGGTGGCCGGTGGAGGGGGTCCGGGAGGGGCGGGGGCGGAGAAGAATGGAGAAGGAGCCGTAGACCGAACTGGGTTCGCTCCCATGCCGGCTGGCGGGCACAGCGCATGCGCTGTGCACTGGGGCGGGCGAGGGCGGGGGCGGCgcggagggggagagggagggggctgGTGGGCGGGGGCGGGCTGGGCGGTGCGTGGGGTTTCCCGAGGCTGCGGGCAGGGGCCCCCGCCGCGCCCATCTCCGATGGCTGGAGGGATCTGAGGGGCGGACGGAGGCGGCGGCTGCAGCGGCGGGAGCCAGGCCGGGCGCGAGGCCGGGGGCGCGAGGGCGGACGCGAGAGGACGAGCGCGAGAGCGAGAGCGGGAGCGCGAGCGGGAGCGCGAGGGCCGGGCGCGAGGGGCGCGAGGAGGGCAGCGGCGGAGCCGGGCGgcggagcaggagcaggagcaggagcagcagcGGCGGCAGCGGCCGAACCAGACCTGCCGCGGACCCTCCGGCCCGACCGACTGACGTCCAGGCCGGGAACCCTGCCCTGCCCGGCCCGGGAGGCGCCGCCGCCGccggcggaggaggaggaggaggcggaggaggCCCAGGCCCGAGGCCCCCTCCCCCCCTATAGCGGCCCCCCGCGGCGGCCCGGACCCAGGACCTGGAGCAGGCCCGCGCCCGTACATGAGCCGCTCCGCCGAGGTAACCGCCCCGCCCGGCCCCGCCCGGCCCcagggaggggaaaaagggaggaagggcgCGTGCCCCCTGCTGCGCCCCGCCTGGGTTCCCCTATCCCGCAGCCCTCTTCCCGTGCCCCCCACATCCTGTCCCCACCTTGTCCCTCCATGCCTCACACCCTGAATCCTATTCTCCACCCCACGCAGGCCCCTTGTTCTCAAGTGCCCCCAGAAATAGCCGACCCTCCCTACCCCCATGGTTGTAAGGATCCGAGCCCTTGCCCCGAGGCCCCCCGCTCCAGTCCCCAATCCTGGCCTTCCTTGGCCTCTCAGATGCCTCCTTGCCCagtccctccctccatccttgcCAGTCTCTTTCTAGGTCCCTTCTGTCCCCGAGCACCTCGGTgcccccctctttcctcccttcttgctTGGGGGCCCCTCCCTGGCCTCCCCTcgtctccttttcctccccctccctcgtcccttttcttcctcactcTGGACACCCCGCCTCCCTGgatccctcctttttccttttcctctcttcttctctccctgaccccaaccccccccccatccccatgtTCCCCTTTCTATCTAGGCCCTcaaaccccctccccccagcagtCTGGAACCTCGTagtcctctctttcctttcttctggtCGCCCAGCATCCTTGTCTCCatatttcctcctcctctccctccctgtcctCTGCctaattttcttcccttcctgccCCCAGCATCCTTCCTCAGTGCCCcaaccttccttcctccctcccttccttccctcctccctcccctagcCCTGTGGCCCCGAGGCCGGACTCTTTCGGGGTTCTTCCCCGCCTGCTGACCCCGCACCCTGGAAGGGGTCGTGTGCGCACGGACATGCACATAGAGCCTGTTTGTCTCTTAGGTGTAAATACACACATAGGGGTAAAATTCCATTTCCACGCTCTCCCCAGCCTCTACCCCCCTAAAAAgtgggtggggggaaaggaggagtgTGTGTCCTGGGTGCATTGGGGGACTCCGGACCGGGGCGCATGTAATATTTTAATTGTGAACAAGGAGACGGAAGGACTCGAAAACGAATTCCCAAAGAGGAGAGTTAAAGGGATTTATTTTCAAGAATGCCGTTGTGTGGAGTGTAATGGTGGAAAACTGATTAATAAAAAGAAGGGGTCTAACCCAGAAAAGAGGCACAGCGCTTAGATTTGGGATGAAACTGATGTTTACTGAAGGGAGGAAATGACTATTTTATCAGAAAGCATGCTTTAAGGATTTGGTGCCGTATGTATTTCGGTGAATTTCTTGCTTTGCATCTGCTAGGGTGGTGCATTTTTTTTGGGTGCATGTAACTGGAATATGTAAGATCATGGAGGATGTGTGCCAGAACAGAGTAAGGGAGCAAGTCTCCATGGAAATCAGTGCTAGAATATGGAGTTAAAAATACCCAAACAGCCTATTGTGAAAAGTTCAAGATTCTTTTTAGAAAGTGAGGTTTTTCTATATCAAAAATGTTATTCTAATTTTAAACTAGTAAACAAAGGAATAAGAAGCAGTAAATACTTTGGAATATGAGATGGGTAATACAAGACTTTTATCTCCTCCCCgcctccccttctttttttttttaatagaggttATTTCAGGATGCCAGTTTCACTTGTACAGGATTCGTTGAGATTTTAGCAGATGtggctttaaaaatttttttgtgacAAAATCACTTGGGACTCAAAGCAGttcttttaaaaggaatttttcctTTACCGGTGACTTCCACATTATAGTTTTAGGTGCTGAATGcacaaagaagagaggaagagtaaAATGAGGAAGCTTAAAACCCAGCAAACCGGTGGGGTTTGGGAGGTGTGTATTTTTTAGGCAGGTGCCTAAAATGAGGGAGGGGGCTAAAACAAAGAACCGAGAGAAGTCGAGGAATAGCATTTTACAGCTGTATTCTTTTTAATCTTGTGAAAAAATACCATATCTAGGTTTTTCTGCTAAGTGTGGAGCtgattatattttgtgaggtcCGAGATTTAAAATGATGAAACCATAGACACTAAAATAAGGGTTTAGGTCTCCTGCCTGCCTGCTAGACTCTCGGGTTAGTGTGAGGGGCAATAATAAGAAAGCAGTTGTTCTGCCTAGTGCAGAATTCGAGGCGGTGTGCATGAGAGTTTTCCCCCTTCACCCTTGCTGTGAATGAATGGGTCCTTCTGTGCCTGGGCCCAATAACTGCAACAAGATGGCGTTTTCATCAAGGCAGCAGCTTTCTTTTTCAGAAAGCTCTCTCCCCTCATCACAGCTTTACTAAATTACATTCTgaggttttgtttgtattttgcttttgttAGTTTTCATTTGCTTTATTTGAGAAGACTtcaaaagaaggagagaagggaagtgactcaAGTGACTAggtttcttcctatttttttgaAGGGCTTCTCTTCAAACTGAAGACCAATGGGAGGAGTAAATAGTTCAATTGAAAATTCCACCTAGATGGTAACTAGAACAtctgaaaatatgaaattttgCTTGCTATGTTATttagatttattaaatatatctGATTATCTTGTTCATATtaccttttaaaacattttgttagCTCATATCTTAAACATACTCAATTTATTAACAAtacaaaaatagaatatttccaccTAATCTACTTGTTGCTAGTTCTTGGTAGCTCATCTTTTGGGAAGGATTTCAAAGGTCTTAATGTTGTTTACCTAACATGTTTCTGTGGATAGTTTTCATGTTTATACATTTTTTGCAGAAGTAATGTGTATTACTGTTAAGTTTGTATTTGGGGGGAATTCATAAGactttgtattttaaatttgtgTATATACACAGTCACAAATGTGACATGATAATCTGAAGTATCGTGTAATAAAACAGTATTGTTTATCAACTTTATTAGTAAAATAATTGATACTAGTTTAGAATGTTTTCACATTTATGAAATGTTTGAGTTGACCCCTGCTAtctgataatttatttttcattgcttATGTTACATTAGCACATAGTGCATAATACAGTAATCTTCTCTGGCTAGGATGGGGAAGACAAACCCTTGTTTCAGAGTAAAAATTTAGTATGCAACTTGTTAAAAGAGGGTGTACAGAGTTGGGAGGGTGGAGGTGGAAGAATCTCTTAAGATAAACTAGTATTTTTTAGAGtaggttttggttttttggtttgggttttttttttttttgccatttggtTTAACACTTGCATTTTATATGTAGGTGGGGATGAAATTGCTTTGGTCTGTATTGCTCCAAAGGCCAGAATTAGGATCTGTGAGTAGGAAACTTCAGGCAGACAGATTTTGACTTAGTATaaaaaatttctaatagagaacaTCACAAATATCATGGGCTTTGCCTTTGTGAGGTGGGCAAGAGTTTTCAGACCTAGGCTGGTTCTATCGTTCAGGTACTGAGAGCCTTGAGCGAGTCTTCACCTTCTGGAACTTTTTTCTCTAAAGTGAAGGGGGGGAGCAGGGCGTGTATTATAGAATATTTCTAATGTTCCCTCTGAAGCTCAAAAATCATGTACTTCTCTATACAGAGATTGTTGAATTAAACTAGAAGTTGAACTAGATCTGTGGTGTGGAAAtaaggctgcatattgacttagaaaaccacaaattaactaagttatattgtatttttttatctattttgtttaacatttctcaattacattttaatctggttctggccaATCTTGGGAGTTTGGAGCAATTCCTGCCCCTTGTCAGTTTGACTCCTCTCAACTTGATAGTTTCCAAGATCTCTTCTTGTCAAGGGATTGTGATTCTAGTTACAAAGGAATTTTTTGAAGGTAAGACTtaggaaaagtaggaaaaagcAAAGTAGAATTCTATATTTGCGACTAAAATAACTtcaatttattcttgcttactagTATCAACTTATAGGTTAGTGTGTAGCATCCTGTCCTTGAAAtctaatacccagtattaataGTCCATTGACATGTTTCTGGAATCAAAGATACACTGCCTTTTGTTAAGGGAATTAGTATTGACCCTTCAGAGGCTTGAAGAATTAAGTTTCTTATGGGTACATACCCATATAGCAAAACTATACATGTTTATGCCAGAGGAGTACAAATAGAGTGTACCAGCCTGGAAAGACTTTGAGACCAAGCAATGAATGGTCTTTATGTCTATCATCTGAGAACTAACCTTGCTCAATTTGGAGGCATACCAGAAGGCTGGCTACCCAGTAATGGATTTGGGGGGAACCATCTACTAAAGGCTTGGCAAGGTCATGGTCTGCACTGGTACACACTGATGAAATGATGCATCTTTAAAGTAAGTATTCCTGTTTATCATGCAGTATCTGATTTTACAATTTTTTCCTATCTTGCTGAATTGCAAGTCTGAGCCTGTATGATAAATCACATTACTGTATACAAGCAATATTATTGTTCATATTGTAGTGTCATacagcacagtgccttgcatatagaAGATATTGTTTTAGATTTTTCGTTTGAATTTAGAAATTATTAGGAGCAAATTTATAGCTTCTTAGATAttataaaattacatattttaaagtgttattcttttcactttgcttaataatattttcccttggaaaaAGGTAGCTCCAAGATATCTTTTAAAGTGCTAACTTTATCTGTCTGAATAATCTATTTAGATTAACTTTTTAAGACGGTATATATCTTAATGAGGAGTAGTACTGATAGTATGTTTCAGAGTTGCAGTATTGGCATTCTATATTACTCTTCTTCAAATAAttggtttttttcctcccctgATGAGCTTGGCTTATGTTGCCCTCTAAATTGGATTAAATTCTTACTGACAGTGGACTCTAGATTTTCAGCTTTAGTGGATTGGTAATTGATATTCTTAATATTAATGTCTAGGTTTGGCCACATGGCATACCACATCGTTTAAAAACCTTTAGCACTAGTGAAATTTTGACATGACTGGAAACAAAAATCCCATGGTTATATGGTTGAATTAGAATTAGTCAACAAAATCGTCTTTGGCCTTTTTATCCTTAGAAAAACTGGTGTTGTTTTCTGTTGATAATACATTAGATGGATAGAGATGTAGCattgaaagacaaaaaagggggcagctgggtagctcagtggattgagaaccaggcctagagatgggaggtcctaggttcaaatttggtctcagacacttcccagctgtgtgaccctgtgcaagtcacttaaccctcattgcctagcccttaccactcttctgccttggagccaatacacagtattgacttcaagaaggaaggtaagggttaaaaaaaaaagacaaaaaagtataAAAGATACCTGTAAAGAATTACCAGGTGCTAATGACTCTAGGCTAGGAAAAAGTCCTAATAGACCTAGTCCTAAATGGAGATAAGAGTTGTCTCTATTACTAACCtgaaaatttttttctggtttaaaAAATTGTCAAACAAAATCCTTTCCAAAGTATAGCATTATGTTAACTGTTTTTCAACAAGGGATAGGACAAGGACATGGGCATAGAATTTAAAAGCTAAAGTTTTGCTACTAAAacctcattttagaaatatagGCAATTTGTAGAAATTTGAGTCAGCCAGTGGATTAGAAGAAtattaaaagctttttaaaaaatctttcagggggcagctgggtagctcagtggagtgagagctagccctagagacgggaggtcctagattcaaatctggcctcagacacttcccagctgtgtgacccggggcaagtcacttgtcccccattgcctagatcttaccactcttctgccttggagccaatacacagtattgaccccaagatggaaggtaagggttttaattaaaaaaaaaaatctttcatctaTCCTGTAAGCAATGTCTCCACCATTAGGTGCCACAGTAATCAGTGGAAATGATTGCTAGGTGTTTCTTGATGGAATAGTAAGCATGCTTTGGGGAAAAGAAgtctattcttaatttttttttccttttaggcaGCTGCTAAAATATTGCCCTATTCATTTTTAGTAAGACATATTGCATTCTACTGGTTTAAAAGACAATCAAGATCCTCTTAGGCATTATTGAACAGATTATAATCTGAAACTGCCTTACCATTGATAAAGGGTTATTCTGACTTAAAATGAATCAGTTCAAGTCGAGGAAAGACTTAGTATGTGAAGTCTTCAGCTTCCCAAACCTAGAATACTCAAGAGTTGTAGAGTATTTGATGTCATGTACTTGCTTACCTTATGTATCTTGTTTTCTTTGGCACATCCACATGTATAGGTGTGTTTTCCTGGCTTTGTCCTAGCATGTCTAGCAAAAGGATAAGATGACTATAAAATATATGCCTGTTGGGTATAACAAAAACCATCTaactgatttagaaaactttGAAGGGGGAAATCCAGGATTCCCTTCCAATTAGAATGTGGGAATGTGTCCCTTGTTTAATAAGATTTCACAAATTTTTGTCTGGTGATAACTCCACTATGACTTCTAGTTTAGGGAAAGTAGAAGATTTtgttataatttcataaaaaacaGCTCTAGTATGCTTAACCCTTTGTTTCTTCAGATGTCACCTTTATATTAGATGATTaattgaaagcttttttttttaaattcctcataATTAGGGCGGCTAATTCAGCATTTGTGAGCTGGCATTTGTATGTTTCTTCTGTATAGGTCTAATCCACATTTTCtaaaccatttttaaaatgatggaattgatggaattggactagatgttctcAAAAGGTCCATTTCCAAATGTAAAGTCATATGCCATCTACTTCTTTGCCCCAAGGTTTATATATCATTACTACTAATGCTACCCTCCCcaattttcttctgccttcactTTTTTCTATAGTCGTTGAATGTTCATTAGGCTCTTTATTGAAGCATACATagcattctcttttctttattgatgTCATTTTCGAATGAcacatttttgtgttttttactCCACTAAGAAAATCAGTAAAACATAGATTACTTATCTCAGGAATTTTTACATGGTATACAATTTCCCTTCTCCCAAAAGCATCTTTTTATGTTACCCTTATTACTTAGCTTCTTCAAAACTTTTGATTACTGATTTCTTTTGATTGGTGTTTTCCATTGACTGCTAGCaatgttttaacattttttcatttgttctttttcataatgACCATTACTGGAAACAAACCTTCATTGCTAATTAGTTTTAGATTCAAACCAGAAGCATATATGCAGTGAATCATAAATCTGTTAATTTCACAGGCTGGCTTTCAACTTTTAACCTTGTTTGGATCTAAAATCAGTACAACtcttttcaacttaaaaaaaacttttttttttaatttgataaaaattttaGGGCAGAGGTAAAAAGCAGATAATTTTGAAGGCACTAAGGAACAAATTTAAGGAAAATGTGTAATTCAACGTATTTCAGATCTTGAATTTGTCACTATTCCATCTTTTTACTTAATAGCAGATGAATTCCTGCTTGACTCCACAGAAAATCCAGCCTGTCTAACATGAGGTTATTATTGCCTTCTGCTTCATTTTATagcccccccctctttttttctttttatcctttcagTCTGAGGAAGATGATTTTTCTCTAAACCTAAAACTTCTATATGggttctttatttcctctgttttctcttcttcttccaagAGGCCTGGGACCAATATCATCTAGTTCTTCTGCAGTATCTTCAAGCTTTTCTTCTCTGACTAGCTCCTTCTTTTACCCTTCAAACATATGTCCATGGGGCCTTACACACTTGACTGTCACCTCTTGTAAACTTTAtgtccttctcttctccttagtTCTTAGGGCATCTTACTAATGAAATATCTTCCCTTTCCTCACTGTTAACTCTCTCCTTAAGACCTTGTCATTAGCTGTCTGCTGCCACCATTGCTACTAAAATTGGTTGTTTCTGTACCACAAATATATAATTCCTTGTCCTTGCAAAGCCTCCACTTGGTGCTCACAATGATGCAAAGACAAGAGAAACAAGCATTCCTGCCCTCAGACCAGCATTCAGCCAAGGGTACAATAAATGTACAGGGAATTTATACACAAAATAGTTTTAGGAAGAAGAAAGCACTAACAACTGgaaggatcagaaaaggcttctggaAAGAGGACTCTGGAAGAAGCTTGGACAGAAGAAGGCCACCTATTTCTGGCAAGACTGGAGGACAGCCTGTTAATGCAGAATGAAGGGAATAGAGCAAGTTGGCCAGTTTGGCTGAAGGTAGATAAGGTGGTGGTATta from Monodelphis domestica isolate mMonDom1 chromosome 4, mMonDom1.pri, whole genome shotgun sequence includes these protein-coding regions:
- the LOC130459007 gene encoding basic proline-rich protein-like produces the protein MYGRGPAPGPGSGPPRGAAIGGEGASGLGLLRLLLLLRRRRRRLPGRAGQGSRPGRQSVGPEGPRQVWFGRCRRCCSCSCSCSAARLRRCPPRAPRARPSRSRSRSRSRSRARPLASALAPPASRPAWLPPLQPPPPSAPQIPPAIGDGRGGGPCPQPRETPRTAQPAPAHQPPPSPPPRRPRPRPPQCTAHALCPPAGMGANPVRSTAPSPFFSAPAPPGPPPPATALSAGGGGERMREGAGEGI